The Methylomonas rhizoryzae genome includes the window CTTTTTAAATTCCAAGTTTTTTTCATATAATACAAAACCTATATTATTTAACGATTCAATAAATGGCTGAAATGCGATTAGTTGCATCACCGGTAAAATTCTGGAATCATTAAAGTAAGCAGCAGAAACCGGAGCTAATAAAAAGATAATTACACTCAACGAAATTCCCGCTATTACCCTTAGTGTCCAAGCTGTATTTAATAAAGCGTTATTTACCTCTTTTCTTCTCAATACGGCCTGCCCCATGTCGGTATTGAAAAGCAAAACCACTAATCCGACGGTTAACATAGAAAGTGCGATTAGCCCAAAATCATCCGGAGTAAGCAACCTTGCTAGAATAATAGTATTAATAAAACCTATACTTCGCAAGGCAAAGCGGTTTAATATAGACCAAATACTTCCTGCTATTATTTTTTTACCTAAATGTTCCGACATCTCTCTGTTTAGATTGTTTTTCGTTGTACGATGAGATGCTCTTTCAACGGATTATTTGGATCCAATGCGTCATCCCCTTGGTAATAACGCATTTGTTCTACAGAGGGCAACAAAAACTCGTCGGCTGCAGCCGTTGCACGCCAACCATGCATTGAGGAGGCTTCTTTGGAATCGAACGACTTCAATACGTATTTTTGAATTGCATGCTCTAAACTCAACACCAGATAGTGGCGCATTTTAAAGTCAATTGGATACGGACGAATCCCATTAAATTCTATTACGTGGCCACCGTTTTTACACAAATTGACAGACGCTGCTCGGCAACGCCTATTATTTATAAGTTCTTTAACAGTCTTTTTAAATCCCGGCCACTGAGATAACGGCTGTTTTTTCCAAGCATTTAAGCGGTGAGGATGTTGAGGGGCGAAAGGATAATACCACCGCATGGTATTTTGAAAATCATCTGATTCGTGGTGAGGAAATTCTCTAACCGGCAAAAAAGTATACTCCATAAAATTAATGGCATTATACCCTTTCTTATCTACCCTCTCTATCGCTTGAGCCAATGTTTCGCTAGAATCAGGTGGAAGTCGAAATTCATCAACATCGGCGTGAATAAACCAATCCGCTTCTAATTTATCTATAAGTTTTTCCTTTGCGAGCAATTGCTTTTTTAATTCAAACTTACCACGACGCGGAATAATGTCTAATCCGATTAAATTTTTATCGAAGTAGGTTTTTGCAATATTTACAGTATTATCAGTAGATTGATTATCCAATAAGTACACGTATATGCCATGATAAAAATAATGTTCCAAGCAGGCTTTAATAAATCGCTCTTCATTATAACTGGCAATAATTGCAATTATTTTCACAAAACAGATCCAATCTATTATTTTATAAAAAATCTTGAAAAAATATTATTTGACACTGACGACTTTACAATGTTACCGTCCGAATCCAACCCACTAATAAATTTATAATTTTTATCAATTCGATGCCATATTGGCTTGCATAT containing:
- a CDS encoding glycosyltransferase family 2 protein; amino-acid sequence: MKIIAIIASYNEERFIKACLEHYFYHGIYVYLLDNQSTDNTVNIAKTYFDKNLIGLDIIPRRGKFELKKQLLAKEKLIDKLEADWFIHADVDEFRLPPDSSETLAQAIERVDKKGYNAINFMEYTFLPVREFPHHESDDFQNTMRWYYPFAPQHPHRLNAWKKQPLSQWPGFKKTVKELINNRRCRAASVNLCKNGGHVIEFNGIRPYPIDFKMRHYLVLSLEHAIQKYVLKSFDSKEASSMHGWRATAAADEFLLPSVEQMRYYQGDDALDPNNPLKEHLIVQRKTI